GAAGAAGTCTGCGGATAGAAGCCATGAGATTAGAGGAAAGAAGTTAGGGATCGTTGGTTATGGGAATATTGGTTCCCAGCTTTCTATCTTGGCTGAGTCGGTTGGTATGGATGTATACTTTTATGATGTGGAAGAAAAACTGGCTTTAGGAAACGCTACAAAATGCGCGTCAATGGTTGAGCTTTTGAGATTGTCAGATGTGGTTTCATTGCATGTGGATGGAAGAGCTACGAATACTCATTTGATAGGTGAAGATGAGCTTAATGAAATGAAAGATGGTGCGATACTGATTAATTTGAGTAGAGGCCATGTTGTTGACTTGAATGCTTTGGTTAGTAAGATTGACGAGGGTAAAATCAAAGGGCTCGGAGTTGATGTGTTTCCAGAAGAGCCTAAAAGCAACAATGAGCATTTCGACACTGTTTTAAAGGAAAAACCAAATACCATTCTGACATCGCATATTGGAGGAAGTACTATCGAAGCGCAAATTGATATTGCTCATTTTGTGCCTCAGAAGTTGAAAGAGTATGTAATGAGCGGTTCTACGATGAATAATGTGACATTGCCTGAGTTGCAGATTCAGCCGGTGAAAAATGCGCATAGATTAATTCATATGCATAAAAACAAACCGGGAATGCTTGCGGATGTCAATCAGGCTTTAGCTCGATATGATGTCAATATTTTAAGCCAGGCATTGAAAACCAATGAGCAGATAGGTTACTTGATAATCTCAACGGATAAAAATTTCACGGAAGAAATTGTGGAGGAGTTGAAAAATATTGACGGCACTATAAGGTTGAGAATGTTATATTAATTATTTTTATTGAAATATAAAGATATTTCTTGATCTAAGTCACTAGATTGAGAAGATTAAAAAATAGTATGAAAGTAGCATTGATAACGGGAATAACCGGCCAAGACGGAGCGTACTTGGCTGAGTTGTTGCTCGATAAAGGATATGAAGTGCATGGAATTAAGAGAAGAAGCTCTTCATTCAATACGGAAAGAATAGACCACTTATATCAAGACCCTCATGAAGACCGAGTAAGATTAAAGCTTCATTACGGCGATTTAACTGACTCTGCAAATATCATTAGAATTATACAAGAAGTTCAACCAGACGAAGTTTATAACTTAGGCGCTATGTCTCATGTGAGAGTTAGCTTTGATACGCCTGAATATACGGCTAATGTAGACGCTCTGGGTACTTTAAGGATTTTAGAGGCGATTAGAATTTTGAATCTTGAAAAGAAAACGAAATTCTATCAAGCTTCAACATCCGAACTGTATGGATTGGTGCAGCAAGTGCCTCAATCTGAAGCGACGCCATTTTACCCTAGATCTCCGTATGCTGCCGCAAAGTTGTATTCATATTGGATAACTGTCAATTACAGAGAAGCATATGATATATATGCATGCAATGGGATTTTATTTAATCATGAGTCTCCATTGCGAGGCGAAACATTTGTAACTAGGAAGATTACAATGGCTGTTTCAAAGATTTCATTA
The Aureibacter tunicatorum DNA segment above includes these coding regions:
- the gmd gene encoding GDP-mannose 4,6-dehydratase, whose protein sequence is MKVALITGITGQDGAYLAELLLDKGYEVHGIKRRSSSFNTERIDHLYQDPHEDRVRLKLHYGDLTDSANIIRIIQEVQPDEVYNLGAMSHVRVSFDTPEYTANVDALGTLRILEAIRILNLEKKTKFYQASTSELYGLVQQVPQSEATPFYPRSPYAAAKLYSYWITVNYREAYDIYACNGILFNHESPLRGETFVTRKITMAVSKISLGMQDCLYLGNLDAKRDWGHAKDYVEAMWLMLQQDKAEDFVVATGETTSVRDFVVKAFEYVGVELAFEGEGLDEVAKVKSLKSSDSGLSLGDIVLRIDSRYYRPTEVDLLIGDPSKAKKELNWEPKYDLSALIGEMMQADLKICQKEKLLKENNF